One Helicobacter kayseriensis genomic region harbors:
- a CDS encoding heavy-metal-associated domain-containing protein yields the protein MITITLQVPSMHCSHCTQKIQTFVSEVQGVQDIHFDLDSKSLTVSFVPPATKEAIIEAIEDCGFEAR from the coding sequence ATGATTACAATAACTCTACAAGTTCCATCAATGCATTGCTCACACTGCACCCAAAAAATCCAAACTTTTGTTTCTGAAGTGCAAGGAGTGCAAGACATCCATTTTGATTTAGATTCTAAATCTCTTACTGTTTCTTTTGTCCCTCCAGCAACAAAAGAAGCCATCATTGAAGCTATTGAGGATTGTGGATTTGAAGCACGATAA
- a CDS encoding O-antigen ligase family protein produces the protein MLWNGYGGSMMNGQRVTNDFLSYWISALVFILCLGTAYRHMSMVVEVLLALSLCVAYFASSKDQKPLEKNEKLFILALILFFLSAVLSYLAGSGWELKSARNPSMPSLTDLDTPSKYLLGALVFYLFIKLDFRIYYKALCYGIALGGIANGCIGIYQRYILGVGRVYGWSGITEMADSSAILGILSLLLLIFADSKKEKVLYFAAMFLSCLASVLTGTRGAMLGMILTFAFVGGLLCWKHRKKIKSYLWAICICFLGLCSIVGLGDGKSDFLRLEIAHDDLERYHQGEIDKNSIGARFEMWKEAATMFQMAPFLGLSTAEILQRMPEITEKSRSMIKREQTYQEAIGTKHNQILNQAAKRGAVGVLVLLFVWFASVKLFFSSFRRGELFAFAGICMIFYFIFPNALIGDPWESNVSFPLMTLFICIFWKMIHAGRGNAN, from the coding sequence ATGCTTTGGAATGGATATGGAGGAAGTATGATGAATGGACAAAGAGTAACAAATGATTTTTTGAGTTATTGGATTTCTGCTTTAGTTTTTATTTTGTGTTTGGGAACAGCATATCGCCATATGAGCATGGTGGTTGAGGTATTGCTTGCGCTCTCTTTATGTGTTGCTTACTTTGCTTCATCAAAAGATCAAAAGCCTCTAGAAAAAAATGAAAAACTTTTTATTCTTGCTTTGATTTTATTTTTTTTAAGTGCTGTATTGTCTTATCTTGCTGGAAGTGGATGGGAGCTTAAAAGCGCTAGAAATCCATCCATGCCTTCCTTGACTGATCTAGACACTCCTTCTAAATACCTCTTGGGAGCCTTGGTTTTTTATCTGTTTATTAAGCTTGATTTTAGGATTTATTATAAAGCATTGTGTTATGGCATTGCTTTGGGGGGTATTGCTAATGGTTGTATTGGAATCTATCAGCGCTATATTTTGGGGGTAGGGAGGGTTTATGGATGGAGTGGAATCACTGAGATGGCAGATTCTTCAGCAATATTGGGAATCCTTTCTCTGCTTTTATTGATTTTTGCAGATTCTAAAAAAGAAAAAGTCTTGTATTTTGCAGCAATGTTTTTATCTTGTCTTGCCTCAGTTTTGACAGGAACAAGAGGGGCAATGCTTGGGATGATTTTGACATTTGCTTTTGTGGGTGGATTGTTGTGTTGGAAACATAGAAAAAAAATCAAGAGTTATTTGTGGGCTATTTGTATCTGTTTTTTAGGCCTATGCTCAATTGTTGGGCTAGGTGATGGGAAAAGTGACTTTTTGAGATTGGAAATAGCTCATGATGACTTGGAGCGTTATCATCAAGGAGAAATTGACAAAAATAGCATTGGTGCTCGATTTGAAATGTGGAAAGAGGCCGCGACGATGTTTCAGATGGCTCCATTTTTGGGATTAAGTACGGCTGAAATTTTGCAGAGAATGCCTGAGATTACAGAAAAAAGTCGGAGTATGATTAAGAGAGAGCAAACCTATCAAGAGGCAATTGGAACTAAACATAACCAGATTCTAAATCAAGCAGCAAAACGAGGAGCTGTGGGTGTATTGGTATTGTTGTTTGTTTGGTTTGCTTCAGTGAAGCTTTTTTTCTCTTCTTTTAGGAGGGGAGAGCTTTTTGCATTTGCTGGAATATGTATGATATTTTATTTTATCTTCCCTAATGCTTTGATTGGCGATCCATGGGAATCTAATGTGAGTTTCCCTTTGATGACACTTTTTATTTGTATTTTTTGGAAAATGATTCACGCAGGAAGGGGAAATGCAAACTAA
- a CDS encoding glycosyltransferase family 2 protein, which yields MKLLRIVDLKHDKPFFSIIFPIYNREIYLQETLQSILSQSFGDFELIAIDDGSTDQSLAILQSLQDQRIKVFTQSNLGVSEARNTGIKHAKGEYLCFADSDDILHPNYLQDFYTLIQKTQASLIKNNSIIKFHSSPKFRPHYQLKHIHIVSLNTKNIKIGGTIWSYCIKTSLVKDIHLLFLPQRIMEDEIFIFMLLPFVDHLVLFRGSPYLYRQHSNSIVSTHPVAFDRINNFHDLILWYQHHKFLDSFPIPFYILYDISLKNPNYLTYISRSKEMLQTLNLSPSLLSQDPLIPHLLKEEAKAFQEYHAKSRGKIKFYLRKFLCRFF from the coding sequence TTGAAGCTATTGAGGATTGTGGATTTGAAGCACGATAAGCCATTTTTTTCCATTATTTTCCCCATCTACAATCGAGAAATATATCTTCAAGAAACTCTTCAAAGCATTCTTAGCCAGTCTTTTGGGGATTTTGAACTCATTGCCATTGATGATGGATCTACAGATCAGAGTTTAGCTATCCTTCAATCCCTGCAAGATCAACGCATCAAAGTTTTCACCCAATCCAATCTTGGCGTGAGCGAAGCTAGAAACACAGGGATAAAACATGCAAAAGGAGAGTATCTTTGCTTTGCTGATTCTGATGATATCTTACACCCCAATTATCTGCAAGACTTTTATACCCTCATTCAAAAAACACAAGCTTCCCTAATCAAAAATAATTCAATCATCAAATTTCACTCATCGCCTAAATTTCGCCCACACTATCAGCTCAAACATATTCACATCGTTTCTTTAAATACTAAAAACATCAAAATTGGCGGAACAATTTGGAGCTATTGCATCAAGACTTCTTTAGTTAAAGATATCCATCTTCTTTTTCTTCCACAACGCATTATGGAAGATGAAATATTTATCTTTATGCTTCTACCCTTTGTTGATCATCTTGTGTTGTTTAGAGGTTCCCCCTATTTGTATCGACAACACTCCAATTCTATCGTTTCAACTCACCCTGTCGCTTTTGATCGCATCAACAACTTTCATGATCTTATTTTGTGGTATCAACATCACAAATTTTTGGATTCCTTTCCTATCCCTTTTTATATCCTTTATGACATAAGTCTCAAAAATCCAAACTATCTTACATATATCTCGCGCTCAAAAGAAATGCTTCAAACACTCAATCTCTCCCCCTCTCTTTTAAGCCAAGATCCACTTATCCCACATCTTCTAAAAGAGGAAGCAAAAGCCTTTCAAGAATATCACGCAAAGAGCCGTGGGAAAATCAAGTTTTATCTTAGAAAATTTCTTTGTCGATTTTTTTGA
- a CDS encoding glycosyltransferase family 2 protein produces MQTKISVTILAKNAQKTLRACLESVKEFDEVILLDNKSTDQTQEIAKEFKNVKIYESEFIGFGALKNLAISYATNDWIFSLDSDEVIERELLDELKALRLEKGKYYSFLRKNHYGDMWIRGCGWHPDWVKRLFCKQEIVFKNDLVHEGLEIPKICKEVRLKSGGIKHYSFENIDGLLDKLQRYSTLWAMQNVKKKSSPFGALLRGFWTFIRNFLFKRGFIYGYRGFVISVCNGLGAFFKYMKLYENTLQKPSLSLIVTTYNQKERLALVLDSICLQQVLPFEVLIADDGSREDTRELVRQYQENFPIPLRHIWHQDCGYRLAKSRNEAIKSARGTYIVVIDGDMILHPSFVKDHQDRARRGCFVQGGRILLSQKETQIILEKQKCSLAFAKKTFKTTRSQILSSMCFWPCFKQKDLSIDRFLPVKGCNMAFFKEDVESINGFNEDFVGWGREDSEFVVRFLNVGGEMRKLRFAGIAYHLWHEENSRAMLEENHQIYLQSLREKKTWCCNGIKKIDKEIF; encoded by the coding sequence ATGCAAACTAAAATCTCCGTCACTATTTTGGCAAAAAATGCTCAAAAAACACTTAGAGCATGCCTAGAGAGTGTAAAAGAATTTGATGAGGTGATTTTGCTTGATAATAAAAGCACGGATCAAACACAAGAAATTGCCAAAGAATTCAAGAATGTCAAAATTTATGAAAGTGAGTTTATTGGTTTTGGAGCACTAAAGAATCTAGCTATAAGTTATGCGACAAATGATTGGATATTTTCTCTTGATAGCGATGAGGTCATAGAAAGAGAGTTGCTTGATGAGCTTAAAGCACTCCGATTAGAGAAGGGAAAATATTATTCTTTTTTGCGAAAAAATCATTATGGAGATATGTGGATTAGGGGGTGTGGTTGGCATCCTGATTGGGTTAAGCGTCTTTTTTGCAAACAAGAGATAGTGTTTAAAAATGATCTTGTGCATGAGGGGCTTGAGATCCCAAAAATTTGTAAAGAAGTGCGTTTAAAAAGTGGAGGCATTAAGCATTATTCTTTTGAAAATATTGATGGATTGCTTGATAAGCTTCAACGCTACTCGACTTTGTGGGCTATGCAAAATGTTAAGAAAAAATCCTCTCCCTTTGGGGCATTGTTGAGGGGATTTTGGACTTTTATAAGAAATTTTCTTTTTAAGAGAGGATTTATTTATGGATATAGGGGATTTGTGATTAGTGTATGCAATGGATTGGGAGCTTTTTTTAAATATATGAAGCTTTATGAAAACACTCTTCAAAAACCCTCGCTTTCTTTGATTGTAACAACCTATAATCAAAAAGAGAGACTTGCGCTTGTATTAGATTCTATTTGTCTTCAGCAGGTTTTGCCCTTTGAGGTTTTGATTGCTGATGATGGAAGTAGAGAGGATACTAGAGAATTGGTGCGTCAATATCAGGAAAATTTTCCTATCCCACTAAGACACATTTGGCATCAAGATTGTGGGTATCGTTTGGCAAAGTCTAGAAATGAAGCAATCAAAAGTGCCCGTGGGACATATATTGTAGTGATTGATGGGGATATGATCTTGCATCCTAGTTTTGTGAAGGATCATCAAGATAGGGCAAGAAGAGGTTGTTTTGTCCAAGGTGGGCGTATTTTGCTCTCTCAAAAAGAGACACAAATCATTTTAGAAAAACAAAAATGCAGCTTGGCTTTTGCAAAAAAAACATTCAAAACAACACGCTCTCAAATTTTAAGTTCCATGTGTTTTTGGCCTTGCTTTAAGCAAAAGGATTTGAGCATTGATCGTTTTCTGCCTGTGAAGGGGTGCAATATGGCTTTTTTCAAGGAAGATGTGGAGTCTATCAATGGTTTCAATGAGGATTTTGTTGGCTGGGGAAGAGAGGATAGTGAATTTGTAGTGCGTTTTTTGAATGTTGGGGGAGAAATGAGAAAGCTAAGATTTGCAGGGATTGCCTATCATTTGTGGCATGAGGAAAATTCAAGAGCAATGCTTGAGGAAAATCATCAAATCTATCTTCAAAGTCTTAGAGAAAAAAAGACTTGGTGTTGCAATGGAATCAAAAAAATCGACAAAGAAATTTTCTAA